One segment of Marinobacter sediminum DNA contains the following:
- the thiP gene encoding thiamine/thiamine pyrophosphate ABC transporter permease, which produces MGRSIRAPLSRPGWQIWPGTLLALGVVGLAASGAFALLWQAPALDVSELWSNRYLRSVLVFTVWQATLSVILSLLLAIPIARALDRRRRFPGRTILLRLMELSLVIPTVVAVSGLVAIYGRQGWLTSLLQELAPSLSWNLYGLNGIVLAHVFFNAPLAARILLQALESAPQAQRRIASQLGLGPLWQWRALEWPAIRSVLPGVAALVFTLCFTSFAIVMTLGGGPAATTLEVAIYQSLRFEFDFGRAALLALVQLLICGSLWWLVLSRGISSALVPDRKLADNHGRKGNTRARLLADSLLLGIFTLFLVLPLLAVVSRGLPGLADSLSLSSSPMSGSGLLQATLRSLAIALPAGAAAVITSLLVLAAKKSGGNQLRSRLCEVAAYLPLIIPPLVLGTGLFLLLRPKLGITNEGLVLVALINAIMALPFVLQLLRGPFHDFDPATIHQADQLGIRGWYRWRWLYWPRMRRPLALGMAYGTGLSLGDFGVIALFGSPGKPTIPVLLYQQLGSYQMEAAAATGLWLILLLLALFGFFNLLGRPYSLIARSHRTRAEFPEPNHA; this is translated from the coding sequence ATGGGTCGGAGCATACGGGCACCACTGAGCAGGCCAGGCTGGCAGATCTGGCCCGGTACCTTGCTGGCTCTTGGCGTCGTCGGCCTTGCGGCAAGTGGCGCTTTCGCACTCTTGTGGCAAGCCCCGGCACTGGACGTTAGCGAACTCTGGAGCAACCGCTATCTCCGCAGTGTCCTTGTTTTCACCGTATGGCAGGCAACTCTCTCGGTCATCCTGAGTCTTTTGCTCGCGATACCGATCGCCCGTGCTCTGGACCGCCGCCGGCGCTTTCCTGGCCGCACAATCCTGCTTCGGCTAATGGAGCTCAGCCTCGTTATTCCCACCGTTGTCGCCGTATCCGGACTCGTCGCTATCTATGGCCGCCAGGGTTGGCTTACGTCATTGCTGCAGGAACTGGCCCCTTCCCTTAGCTGGAACCTGTACGGGCTCAACGGGATTGTCCTGGCCCATGTGTTTTTCAATGCACCTCTGGCAGCCCGTATTCTTCTGCAGGCTCTGGAGAGTGCGCCCCAGGCACAACGGCGCATCGCCAGCCAGCTGGGCCTCGGGCCGTTGTGGCAATGGAGGGCACTGGAGTGGCCGGCCATTCGGTCGGTTCTGCCTGGTGTCGCTGCCCTGGTGTTCACGTTGTGTTTTACCAGCTTTGCGATCGTGATGACGCTCGGTGGCGGTCCTGCCGCAACGACCCTTGAAGTGGCCATCTATCAATCCCTGCGATTCGAGTTTGATTTCGGCAGGGCCGCACTCCTTGCGCTTGTCCAACTCCTGATTTGCGGATCACTCTGGTGGCTGGTCCTCAGCAGAGGCATAAGCTCGGCCCTGGTTCCCGACCGCAAACTGGCGGATAACCATGGCCGCAAGGGCAATACACGGGCCCGTTTGCTGGCAGACAGCCTGCTGCTGGGCATCTTTACCCTTTTCCTGGTGCTACCTCTTCTCGCGGTGGTGTCCCGCGGGTTACCCGGGCTGGCCGATTCCCTGTCCCTGAGTTCTTCCCCAATGTCTGGCTCCGGACTACTGCAGGCAACCCTTCGTAGCCTTGCGATTGCGTTACCGGCCGGCGCCGCCGCAGTCATAACGTCGTTACTCGTTCTGGCGGCGAAGAAATCGGGGGGCAATCAACTGCGTTCACGGCTTTGTGAAGTCGCTGCCTACCTGCCCCTGATCATACCGCCACTCGTGCTGGGAACCGGGCTGTTTCTGCTGTTGCGACCAAAGCTAGGCATAACCAACGAAGGCCTTGTACTGGTCGCGCTGATCAATGCGATCATGGCCCTGCCCTTTGTTCTGCAGCTACTGCGTGGCCCTTTTCATGACTTCGATCCCGCCACCATTCACCAGGCTGATCAACTCGGCATCCGCGGCTGGTATCGCTGGCGCTGGCTCTACTGGCCCCGTATGCGGCGCCCCCTGGCGCTTGGCATGGCCTATGGGACAGGCCTGTCACTGGGCGATTTTGGCGTCATTGCCCTCTTTGGCTCACCGGGAAAACCGACGATCCCGGTGCTTCTCTACCAGCAACTGGGGAGTTACCAGATGGAGGCCGCCGCAGCGACCGGTCTGTGGCTGATCCTGCTCCTGCTTGCGCTGTTTGGTTTTTTCAATCTGCTCGGGAGACCGTACTCTCTGATCGCACGCTCTCATCGCACACGCGCCGAATTCCCGGAGCCAAACCATGCTTGA
- a CDS encoding thiamine ABC transporter ATP-binding protein: protein MLDVRNLAFTYEPEREPWCFNFQVKTGECIAINGPSGSGKSTLLGLLAGFLEPSTGEITWNGEPLVPLPPWERPMTSVFQEHNLFEHLDVATNIGLGMHPGMKLTAEQKSAISEGLISVGLAGLAKRMPAELSGGQRQRVALLRAILRNQPLLLLDEPLTGLDEDTRKTLRAMLIEQKGAGVTIILASHDEEDRRVLADSHWNL, encoded by the coding sequence ATGCTTGATGTCAGAAATCTCGCTTTTACCTATGAACCGGAACGTGAGCCCTGGTGTTTCAACTTCCAGGTAAAGACCGGTGAGTGTATTGCCATAAATGGCCCGAGCGGATCCGGTAAGTCCACGCTCCTTGGATTACTGGCAGGGTTTCTGGAACCCAGCACGGGAGAAATAACCTGGAATGGTGAACCTCTGGTTCCACTTCCCCCTTGGGAGCGCCCAATGACCAGCGTATTCCAGGAACACAATCTGTTCGAACACCTGGACGTGGCGACCAACATCGGCCTGGGTATGCACCCTGGCATGAAGTTAACGGCTGAACAGAAGAGTGCGATTAGCGAAGGCCTTATCAGTGTTGGCCTCGCGGGACTGGCAAAGCGGATGCCAGCCGAACTCTCCGGGGGTCAGCGCCAACGGGTAGCCCTGCTGCGGGCAATACTTCGCAACCAGCCGCTCCTGTTACTTGATGAGCCGCTGACCGGCCTTGACGAAGACACGCGTAAGACCCTCAGAGCCATGCTCATTGAACAAAAGGGAGCGGGCGTCACGATCATTCTCGCCAGTCATGACGAAGAGGACCGCCGGGTACTGGCAGATAGTCATTGGAATCTCTAA
- a CDS encoding MlaE family ABC transporter permease: MSPQNPGEVLMVAGALVIRGDWTLAAYEHLRAVAGTFATEKLETVPVDISGLGRVDTAGASQLVSLLGPERLLAIASQPDVLPAEKSALLCAVGEAMANRPEPQAPSVSQFTVFLSETGRWMEGLFELLRMLNGFIGQTLAALLWTLPRPRRWRLTSFVAAVQDIGLNALPIVALLTFLVGAVVAFLGATVLEDFGATIYTVHLVAFSFLREFGVLLAAILLAGRTASAFTAHIGAMKVNKELDAIRTLGLNPIELLVLPRVLAMLVSLPILTFVGMIAGLVGGATVCALVLDIYPSQFMAIIERDIALRHFLVGLSKAPIFAFLIAVVGCLEGFKVGGSAQSIGQHTTSSVVQSIFMVILLDSIAALFFMEMGW; this comes from the coding sequence ATGAGCCCCCAAAACCCGGGAGAAGTCTTGATGGTCGCGGGCGCTCTGGTCATTCGGGGAGACTGGACGTTAGCCGCCTATGAGCATCTAAGGGCCGTTGCAGGTACCTTTGCGACAGAAAAACTGGAGACCGTGCCGGTTGATATTTCGGGCCTTGGGCGGGTTGATACAGCAGGAGCGTCGCAACTGGTATCCCTTCTTGGGCCGGAACGGCTACTCGCCATCGCCTCTCAGCCTGATGTTCTTCCTGCAGAAAAATCGGCTTTGCTGTGCGCCGTTGGTGAGGCAATGGCCAACAGGCCAGAGCCCCAGGCTCCCAGTGTTTCCCAGTTCACGGTATTCCTTTCGGAGACCGGTCGCTGGATGGAAGGTCTTTTCGAATTACTCCGGATGCTGAACGGGTTCATTGGGCAAACCCTGGCAGCACTGCTCTGGACCTTACCCCGCCCAAGGCGATGGCGACTGACGTCCTTCGTAGCGGCGGTGCAGGATATCGGGCTCAATGCGCTTCCGATTGTTGCTCTTCTTACCTTCCTGGTCGGTGCCGTCGTCGCATTTCTTGGCGCAACCGTGCTCGAGGATTTCGGAGCCACCATCTACACCGTTCACCTGGTGGCCTTTTCATTTTTGCGGGAATTCGGTGTGCTTCTCGCCGCCATTCTTCTGGCCGGCCGGACCGCCAGCGCTTTCACGGCACACATCGGCGCCATGAAGGTCAACAAGGAACTCGATGCCATCCGGACACTGGGTCTCAACCCGATTGAGCTGTTGGTTCTGCCTCGGGTTCTGGCCATGCTTGTCAGTCTCCCCATTCTCACGTTTGTGGGAATGATCGCGGGTCTGGTTGGAGGCGCAACGGTCTGCGCGCTTGTTCTGGATATCTACCCATCGCAGTTCATGGCCATTATCGAACGGGACATTGCGCTTCGGCATTTTCTGGTAGGCCTTTCGAAGGCGCCGATTTTCGCCTTTCTGATTGCTGTTGTCGGATGCCTGGAAGGGTTCAAGGTTGGCGGCAGTGCACAATCCATTGGCCAACACACTACATCCAGCGTCGTTCAGTCGATATTTATGGTTATCCTGCTGGATTCCATTGCGGCATTGTTTTTTATGGAAATGGGCTGGTAA
- a CDS encoding ABC transporter ATP-binding protein gives MESVHAKRDHETTDSSVIQVRKLCNRFGSHVVHENLELDLIRGEILGVVGGSGTGKTVLLRSIVGLHKPSSGHIRVFGEDLDRLSARKRSEVEQRFGVLFQGGALFTSLNLQENIAVPLIEHARLTRPEAERLARMKLALTGLPPDAALKYPAELSGGMVKRAGLARALALDPEVLFLDEPTAGLDPIGAAAFDRLIVTLRDALGFTVFLVTHDLDTLYATCDRVAVLSQKKVLVSDTLEKVAATQDEWIQDYFNGPRGRAASYVHRAHSQQRSQE, from the coding sequence ATGGAAAGCGTTCATGCTAAAAGGGATCATGAGACGACCGATTCCAGCGTTATACAGGTACGCAAACTCTGCAATCGCTTTGGGAGCCACGTCGTCCATGAGAACCTTGAACTGGATTTGATACGGGGTGAGATCCTGGGTGTTGTCGGTGGTTCAGGGACAGGAAAAACCGTGCTTTTACGGAGTATCGTCGGCCTGCATAAGCCTTCGTCCGGGCACATACGGGTATTCGGAGAAGACCTCGACCGGCTTTCCGCAAGAAAGCGCTCTGAGGTAGAGCAGCGTTTCGGGGTACTGTTTCAGGGCGGAGCTCTGTTCACTTCCCTTAACCTGCAGGAAAACATTGCTGTTCCACTGATCGAACATGCCAGACTGACAAGGCCGGAGGCAGAGCGGCTCGCGCGCATGAAGCTTGCGCTGACAGGCCTGCCCCCGGACGCCGCACTCAAATATCCGGCGGAGCTTTCCGGTGGTATGGTCAAGCGAGCCGGGCTGGCCCGAGCCCTCGCACTGGACCCGGAAGTCCTTTTTCTGGACGAGCCTACAGCCGGGCTGGACCCTATAGGGGCAGCGGCCTTTGACCGGCTGATTGTTACTCTGCGTGATGCCCTCGGGTTCACTGTGTTCCTGGTCACTCACGATCTGGACACGCTTTACGCCACTTGCGATCGGGTAGCGGTGCTATCGCAGAAGAAAGTGCTCGTATCCGATACGCTTGAGAAGGTAGCAGCGACGCAGGATGAATGGATTCAGGATTACTTTAATGGTCCACGGGGACGTGCGGCCAGCTACGTGCACAGGGCTCACTCGCAACAAAGGTCTCAGGAGTAA
- a CDS encoding MlaD family protein: MEPKAHHVIIGLFTVIAFAAVLIFALWLDKSSSDREWAYFEIGFDQAVSGLSKGNPVMYSGVQIGDVLELNLVPENPSHVRVLVRVDDQVPIRENTRAGLVLANITGSMSVQFSGGSPDSPVLEGNRENPPLIQADPSPFSNLLANGQELLHKADTLFTNANRLFSEQNSENLEKILANTRSATDALLASKEQLVTLLAQMDAAARRAEEAAIRVSRVSDNANSLITNEGSTVLQAMEKSLETIQATTSRIDRLTRDNEGAMQSGLQGMGDLAPALRELRSTLRNLNQFTHRLQQDPAGILWGGDTIKELSP; the protein is encoded by the coding sequence ATGGAGCCGAAGGCCCACCATGTGATCATAGGATTGTTTACGGTTATCGCATTTGCCGCCGTACTGATTTTCGCGTTGTGGCTGGATAAATCATCGTCAGACCGCGAGTGGGCCTATTTCGAGATAGGCTTTGACCAGGCCGTGAGTGGTTTGTCCAAGGGAAACCCGGTCATGTATAGCGGTGTTCAGATTGGCGACGTCCTTGAACTGAACCTGGTTCCTGAAAACCCGAGCCACGTCCGTGTTCTGGTGCGCGTCGATGACCAGGTGCCAATTCGCGAAAACACCCGAGCAGGGCTGGTACTGGCCAATATTACCGGCAGCATGAGTGTTCAGTTCAGTGGCGGTAGCCCGGACAGCCCTGTCCTTGAGGGGAACAGGGAAAACCCGCCCCTGATCCAGGCCGACCCTTCGCCGTTCAGCAATCTGCTCGCTAATGGGCAAGAACTCTTACACAAAGCAGATACCCTGTTCACTAATGCAAACAGGCTTTTTTCCGAGCAGAATTCGGAAAATCTGGAGAAAATCCTCGCAAATACCCGATCTGCAACGGACGCCTTGCTGGCAAGCAAGGAACAGCTGGTCACCCTTCTGGCACAAATGGATGCGGCCGCCAGACGCGCCGAAGAAGCAGCCATAAGAGTATCCAGGGTTTCGGATAACGCCAACAGCCTCATTACAAACGAAGGCAGCACGGTTCTGCAGGCCATGGAAAAATCCCTGGAAACCATTCAGGCCACCACCTCACGTATCGACAGGCTCACCCGGGACAATGAAGGTGCCATGCAGTCAGGCCTTCAGGGTATGGGCGATCTGGCACCGGCCTTGCGGGAGCTTCGCAGCACTCTGCGTAACCTCAATCAGTTTACTCACCGACTGCAACAGGATCCCGCGGGCATACTGTGGGGGGGCGATACCATCAAGGAGCTGTCACCGTGA
- the pgsA gene encoding CDP-diacylglycerol--glycerol-3-phosphate 3-phosphatidyltransferase: MNLPNILTLSRIIMIPVFVVIFYLPVEWRYLVSATIFALAAATDWLDGYLARKLDQSTPFGAFLDPVADKLMVAVALAVLIQEHAAILLTIPATVIIGREIVISALREWMAEIGSRASVAVSYIGKIKTTAQMAAIVGLLAFPPGVLWSNVALGLLYVAAGLTLWSMGLYLRAAWADLFPEK; the protein is encoded by the coding sequence ATGAATTTACCTAACATACTCACACTCTCGCGCATCATTATGATCCCGGTGTTCGTGGTGATTTTTTATTTGCCGGTAGAGTGGCGCTATCTGGTGAGTGCCACCATTTTTGCTCTGGCGGCCGCGACAGACTGGCTTGATGGCTACCTGGCCCGCAAACTGGATCAGAGCACGCCGTTTGGCGCCTTTCTGGATCCGGTTGCAGATAAACTGATGGTGGCTGTGGCTCTGGCAGTGCTGATCCAGGAACACGCAGCGATCTTGTTAACCATCCCGGCAACCGTGATTATTGGTCGGGAGATTGTCATCTCGGCTCTGCGCGAATGGATGGCGGAGATAGGCAGCCGCGCCAGCGTGGCGGTATCCTACATCGGCAAGATCAAGACCACCGCTCAGATGGCTGCAATCGTTGGCCTGCTCGCCTTTCCTCCTGGTGTGCTCTGGTCGAATGTTGCGCTTGGGCTTCTGTATGTGGCCGCTGGCCTGACGTTGTGGTCAATGGGCCTGTATCTGAGGGCTGCGTGGGCAGATCTGTTTCCTGAGAAGTGA
- the uvrC gene encoding excinuclease ABC subunit UvrC, which produces MPTGSESTSNDREFDSKNFLKQLTERPGVYRMYDEGGSVLYVGKARNLKNRVSSYFRKSGLAPKTEALVGKIASIEVTITGSETEALLLEQNLIKSLRPPYNILLRDDKSYPYIYLSSHSDYPSLTFRRGRTKKGGGTWFGPFPSSGAVKESLNILQKVFRIRSCSESYFRNRTRPCLQYQINRCTAPCVEYISPEDYQDDIRRATMFLEGKNPAIIHDLMNAMEVASKNLEFERAAAYRDQVNHLRHVQEQQSVDGEGGDADVIAIAQDAGIVCIVVIIVRGGRVLGTKDYFPRYSIEQTEGELLSAFLGQYYFGGNTRREIPRDILVPVDVEGQELLAQALSEAASRETRIRGNVRGERRRWLELAMTNARQTLLTHLASKETVYRRLLALRDLLELAETPSRMECFDISHSHGENTVASCVVFDENGPLKSDYRLYNIEGVTAGDDYAAMRQVLTRRYKRMVAGEGKRPDLVFIDGGKGQLNIAREVFDELEISDIPLIGVAKGVTRRAGMEQLIDAMTGDVFRVPADSPALHLIQHIRDESHRFAITGHRARRDKKRRQSTLEGIEGVGPKRRRDLIRYFGGIQEIRKASVDEMAKVQGISKSLADTIYAALHDE; this is translated from the coding sequence ATGCCGACAGGATCTGAGTCCACCAGCAATGACAGGGAGTTCGACAGTAAAAACTTCCTGAAGCAGCTTACAGAACGGCCCGGCGTTTATCGGATGTACGATGAAGGCGGTTCAGTCCTGTACGTGGGCAAGGCTCGCAATCTCAAGAATCGGGTAAGCAGTTATTTCCGCAAGTCCGGGCTCGCGCCAAAAACGGAGGCCCTCGTTGGGAAAATCGCTTCCATTGAAGTGACCATTACCGGAAGCGAGACCGAAGCGCTGCTGCTGGAACAAAACCTGATCAAGTCGCTCCGGCCTCCGTACAATATCCTGCTGCGGGATGACAAATCCTACCCCTATATCTACCTGTCATCGCACAGCGACTATCCGTCTCTGACTTTCCGGCGCGGTAGGACCAAAAAGGGGGGCGGGACCTGGTTCGGACCATTCCCGAGCTCTGGAGCGGTCAAGGAAAGTCTTAATATTCTACAGAAAGTATTCCGTATAAGATCCTGTAGTGAAAGCTATTTCAGGAATCGTACACGGCCATGTCTGCAATACCAGATCAATCGCTGCACCGCGCCCTGTGTCGAGTACATCAGTCCAGAGGACTACCAGGACGACATCCGCCGAGCCACCATGTTTCTGGAAGGCAAAAATCCCGCGATCATTCATGATCTGATGAATGCGATGGAAGTGGCTTCCAAAAACCTGGAGTTTGAGCGCGCCGCTGCCTACAGGGATCAGGTCAATCACCTGCGCCATGTTCAGGAGCAGCAGTCGGTTGATGGGGAGGGTGGCGACGCAGACGTGATTGCCATTGCCCAGGATGCGGGCATCGTCTGTATTGTCGTGATTATTGTACGTGGTGGCCGGGTGCTGGGCACCAAGGATTACTTCCCGAGGTATTCCATCGAGCAGACCGAAGGCGAGTTGCTGAGCGCGTTTCTGGGCCAGTACTATTTTGGCGGCAATACCCGTCGGGAAATTCCCCGGGATATCCTTGTACCGGTGGACGTCGAAGGCCAGGAGCTGCTCGCCCAGGCATTGTCCGAGGCAGCCAGCAGGGAAACCCGGATCCGTGGCAATGTAAGGGGTGAGCGTCGCCGTTGGCTGGAACTGGCGATGACCAACGCGCGCCAGACCTTGCTGACCCACCTGGCAAGCAAGGAAACCGTATACCGTCGCCTGCTTGCGCTTCGGGATCTGCTTGAGCTGGCCGAAACGCCGTCAAGAATGGAGTGTTTTGATATCAGCCACAGCCATGGCGAAAATACCGTCGCATCCTGTGTGGTTTTCGACGAGAATGGCCCGCTCAAGAGTGATTACCGACTCTACAATATCGAAGGAGTGACCGCCGGCGACGATTATGCGGCCATGCGTCAGGTTCTCACGCGCCGTTACAAGCGGATGGTGGCGGGCGAGGGCAAGCGGCCGGATCTGGTCTTTATCGATGGTGGTAAAGGGCAGCTTAACATTGCCCGGGAAGTGTTTGATGAGCTTGAAATTTCGGATATCCCACTGATTGGTGTCGCCAAGGGTGTAACCCGTCGGGCAGGGATGGAGCAGTTGATTGATGCCATGACCGGTGATGTCTTCCGGGTACCGGCCGATTCGCCGGCGTTGCACCTGATCCAGCATATCCGGGACGAGTCTCACCGGTTTGCCATCACCGGTCACCGGGCACGAAGGGACAAGAAACGCCGACAGTCCACACTTGAGGGCATTGAGGGCGTGGGGCCCAAGCGGCGCCGGGATCTGATTCGCTATTTTGGCGGGATACAGGAAATCCGCAAAGCCAGTGTGGACGAGATGGCCAAGGTTCAGGGCATCAGCAAATCATTGGCCGATACCATATACGCAGCACTGCATGACGAGTAA
- the uvrY gene encoding UvrY/SirA/GacA family response regulator transcription factor: MIRVLVVDDHELVRSGISRMLADNPDLEVIGQASSGEDAIEFVRKDQPDIVLMDIRMPGIGGLEATRRILRIDDSIRIIVVTAFADDPYPTRVMQSGAAAYITKGADIKEMVRAIRMAHSGQRYISPDIAQKMALKQMTGDDQDGELSLFERLSEREMQIAMMVVDCQKVQDISDKLCLSPKTVNSYRYRIFEKLEISSDVELALMAVRLGLLDADRI, from the coding sequence TTGATCAGGGTATTGGTTGTAGATGACCATGAGCTGGTACGTTCCGGGATTTCCCGGATGCTGGCAGATAACCCCGACCTGGAAGTCATCGGCCAGGCGTCGTCAGGAGAGGACGCCATTGAATTTGTTCGCAAGGACCAGCCGGACATTGTTCTCATGGATATCCGTATGCCCGGCATCGGTGGGCTTGAAGCCACCCGACGAATCCTTCGCATTGACGATTCCATCCGCATCATCGTGGTGACCGCCTTCGCAGACGATCCTTACCCTACCCGCGTTATGCAAAGCGGGGCAGCCGCTTATATCACCAAGGGTGCGGATATCAAGGAAATGGTGCGTGCCATTCGTATGGCTCATTCCGGACAGCGTTATATCAGTCCCGATATCGCCCAGAAGATGGCACTCAAGCAAATGACTGGCGACGACCAGGACGGCGAACTCTCGCTGTTCGAGCGTCTGTCTGAGCGCGAAATGCAGATTGCCATGATGGTGGTGGACTGCCAGAAAGTGCAGGACATCTCGGACAAGCTGTGTCTGAGTCCGAAAACGGTTAACAGCTACCGCTACCGGATCTTCGAAAAGCTGGAGATCTCCAGCGATGTTGAGTTGGCCCTGATGGCAGTACGGCTCGGGTTGCTTGATGCCGACAGGATCTGA
- a CDS encoding AzlC family ABC transporter permease has protein sequence MNQSVFRLTLPILFGYLPLGMAFGVLFATQLEYPWWVAPVMGVVIYAGAGQILAVSLLAANAGLLEVFVAMFVLNARHLFYGLSLLGQFRGSGWRKLYLIFGLTDETYSLLTSRPRGTDRPHEQEIDFRITGFNQCYWVIGCALGALLGNNVVFDSTGIEFALVALFIVLTIEQFKALGDSFPIWTGAAAAGIAMLFLPPAHQLIGAIAIVTGALLVQYRRLRTTARSEEARHD, from the coding sequence ATGAACCAGTCCGTATTTCGCCTGACACTTCCGATACTCTTCGGCTACCTGCCCCTCGGCATGGCCTTCGGTGTGTTGTTCGCTACCCAACTCGAGTATCCCTGGTGGGTCGCTCCCGTGATGGGTGTGGTCATATACGCAGGGGCGGGACAAATTCTCGCGGTGAGCCTGCTCGCGGCAAACGCGGGGCTTTTAGAGGTTTTCGTCGCCATGTTTGTTCTGAACGCCCGACATCTTTTTTACGGGCTTTCCCTTCTGGGTCAGTTCCGAGGTTCGGGATGGCGCAAGCTGTATCTGATCTTCGGCCTTACAGACGAAACCTATTCACTTCTGACCAGCCGGCCACGAGGCACCGACCGCCCCCACGAACAGGAGATCGATTTCCGGATTACCGGTTTCAACCAGTGCTACTGGGTAATTGGCTGTGCCCTTGGCGCCCTTCTTGGCAATAACGTGGTGTTTGACAGTACCGGCATTGAATTTGCGCTGGTCGCGCTGTTTATCGTCCTGACCATCGAACAGTTCAAGGCTCTGGGGGACAGCTTTCCAATTTGGACAGGGGCTGCAGCAGCCGGAATCGCCATGCTGTTTTTGCCGCCGGCTCACCAGCTTATCGGCGCCATTGCCATCGTCACCGGGGCGTTACTGGTTCAATACCGAAGACTCAGAACAACCGCTCGAAGCGAGGAGGCGAGGCATGACTGA
- a CDS encoding branched-chain amino acid transporter permease — MTENSYLVAFIAVAAIATFATRVIPFLFFERHTEHPLIKHLGRYLPAAVMALLATVFLQRSASWSASVPGLDALLPGILVVIIHLWRRNALLSIAAGTASYMVIQQSGILTG, encoded by the coding sequence ATGACTGAAAATAGTTACCTGGTCGCGTTTATCGCGGTTGCAGCGATAGCCACCTTTGCCACACGGGTAATTCCGTTCCTTTTCTTCGAACGGCACACCGAGCACCCGTTGATTAAACATCTGGGAAGGTACTTGCCGGCCGCCGTTATGGCATTGCTGGCAACGGTATTTCTTCAGCGATCCGCCAGCTGGTCAGCCAGCGTCCCGGGGCTGGATGCCCTGTTACCAGGCATCCTGGTGGTCATTATTCACCTGTGGCGGCGTAACGCCCTGCTCTCGATTGCCGCAGGTACCGCCAGCTACATGGTTATTCAGCAGAGCGGAATCCTGACCGGTTAA
- a CDS encoding DUF1330 domain-containing protein: MEAVSPTPEQLQKVLADTPKDQPIVMLNLLRFREQANYKDESTDRTGREAYSLYLKEAADCVKAVGAEVIWSGHSVGSLIAPPDESWDQVLLVRYPSIDAFMAMIETPEYKGVVKHRTAAIRDSRLVANLEDHS; encoded by the coding sequence ATGGAAGCCGTAAGTCCCACACCGGAGCAGTTGCAGAAGGTCCTGGCGGATACTCCGAAAGACCAGCCCATCGTCATGTTGAATTTGTTGCGGTTCCGTGAACAAGCCAACTACAAAGACGAATCCACTGACCGCACCGGTCGAGAGGCCTACAGTCTTTATCTGAAAGAAGCGGCTGACTGTGTAAAGGCTGTCGGGGCCGAGGTTATCTGGTCCGGGCACAGTGTTGGTTCGCTGATTGCCCCACCTGACGAGTCGTGGGACCAGGTTCTGCTCGTTCGTTATCCCTCGATCGACGCCTTCATGGCGATGATTGAAACCCCGGAATATAAAGGCGTAGTCAAGCACCGGACAGCGGCGATCAGGGATTCGCGATTAGTTGCAAACCTTGAAGATCATTCTTAA